The Amycolatopsis umgeniensis DNA segment AAGGGCATCTCCGGGGTTCCGGTGAAGCTCACCCCGTCGAACGCGACCGTCGACGGCGACGAGGGCACCAAGCCCGCGTCGAACTCGACGGCCAAGGCCGAGAAGGCCACCACGGTCAAGACCGGCGAGGACGGCACCGTGACGGTCAAGGTGACGCCGACCGGTGACCAGCCGAAGCTGGCGAGCTCGCTGTCCGCCCCCGCGGACCGGCCGTACGTGCAGTTCCCGGTCGAGACCGGCGTGCAGAAGGTCGTCTCGACGGGCGGCGAGAAGGAACTGAAGGCCCAGGGTGTCGCGGTCGTCTCGAAGCCGGGCAAGGTCCAGGTGACGAAGATCGACGCGAAGACCGGCAAGGGCATCGCCGGCGCCGCGCTGCGGATCACCGCCAAGGACAAGACCGCGGCCGCCGTCGGCCACGACGGCAAACCGCTCAACGGCGCCGACGGCAAACCCGCCGTCGTCACCACCGAAGGCGAGACCGGGACGGTCACCCTGGAGAACCTGCGGACCCCGCAGGAGATCTGCGTGATCGAGGTCAACGCGCCGCCGGGCTACACCAACGCGTTCGATCCGAAGAATCCGCCGTCCGCCTGCGGTGAGGTCAAGCCGGGTGAGACGCTGGCACTCGAGGTCGCCAACACGCCCAACGAGGTTCCGCGCACCATTCCCGCCGGCGACCGGCCGGTGGCGATGATGCAGGGCACCGTCGAGAACTCGGCGTCGACCGCCGGGATCCTCGGCGTCGGCGCGCTCGCGCTGCTCGGTTCGGTGATGGTGGGCGTGGCCGCGCGGCGGTCTTCGCGACGCTAAAGAGGTTCAGGAATGTCAGTACGACGCGGGTTCGCGCTGGGTGCCGTCACGGTCCTGTGCGCGGACCTCGTCGCGGCCCTGATCATCTGGCCGCCGACGACAGTGGTGACGGGGGCGGCTCAGCCCGTCTCCGTCTCCGTCGCGGGCGGCGCCCCGGCCGCGCCCGCGCAGCAGGAAGTCACTCCGCCGCCGGAGATCGGCCCGACGACGCCGCCTCCCGCCCCGCCGCCGTCGAAGGAACCCGAAGCCCCGAAACCGCAGGGCCCCGGCACGATCCGGCTGCCGGCGGGGGGCGCGGCGAAACTCGTGCGCAAGGAACTCGGGCCGGGCGCGGAACTGCCGGTGCCGGAGAACCTCGGCGAGGTCACCTGGTGGGGCGCCGAGCTGAGTTCGAAGACCGGGGCGAGCGTGTTCGCCGGGCACGTGAACTGGAAGGGCGCGACGGGTCCGTTCGCGGAGCTGTGGACTGAACGGATCGGCGGTGCCGTCACCGTGGTCGACAAGGCCGGGAAGTCTTGGCAGTACAAGGTTTCCCAGCTGATCACGCTCAAGAAGAACGAACTGCCGCAACGGGCGGACGAACTGTTCGGCCAGTCCGGTCCCCATCGGGTGGTCCTCGTCACCTGCGGCGGCCGCTGGGTCGGCGGAGAGACCGGCTACGCCGAGAACAGGGTCGTCATCGCCGACCCGGCCTAGTTACCCGTGAGTAACTTCACGGGTGCCGTGGTGGTCAGCGCCGTGGT contains these protein-coding regions:
- a CDS encoding SpaA isopeptide-forming pilin-related protein encodes the protein MGWTTRPSVRSRALTSLIATCLLGALSATVAATPASAAKQEGVGYEVTPGQTVENKPRARDWLGSYVVDGKHVFCVSFQLKAPDTDEKYKPGDELLDKWGAKLPEDTAANISYLLLRYGGTQDKAEAAALAHLLHSWTSKPRSAEDLKPNLPANKLGYDIQGHLDKLKAQHADAATAVEKLTKDAEANRGPWTTAIAPPKEDQHIGTAGEWKISVKNAKGKGISGVPVKLTPSNATVDGDEGTKPASNSTAKAEKATTVKTGEDGTVTVKVTPTGDQPKLASSLSAPADRPYVQFPVETGVQKVVSTGGEKELKAQGVAVVSKPGKVQVTKIDAKTGKGIAGAALRITAKDKTAAAVGHDGKPLNGADGKPAVVTTEGETGTVTLENLRTPQEICVIEVNAPPGYTNAFDPKNPPSACGEVKPGETLALEVANTPNEVPRTIPAGDRPVAMMQGTVENSASTAGILGVGALALLGSVMVGVAARRSSRR
- a CDS encoding class F sortase, with protein sequence MSVRRGFALGAVTVLCADLVAALIIWPPTTVVTGAAQPVSVSVAGGAPAAPAQQEVTPPPEIGPTTPPPAPPPSKEPEAPKPQGPGTIRLPAGGAAKLVRKELGPGAELPVPENLGEVTWWGAELSSKTGASVFAGHVNWKGATGPFAELWTERIGGAVTVVDKAGKSWQYKVSQLITLKKNELPQRADELFGQSGPHRVVLVTCGGRWVGGETGYAENRVVIADPA